Proteins encoded within one genomic window of Ottowia sp. SB7-C50:
- a CDS encoding HAD family hydrolase, translating to MKLALFDLDHTLIPIDSDHAWGEFTTRIGWTDADEFKRRNDAFYEQYKAGTLDIAEYIRFTTDPIRRQGAGKSVEAHTRFMREVIAPAITPQARALVESHRKAGDQLVVVTATNEFVTRPIAHSFGIDELIAVNLARGPGGWINGEIAGTPSFREGKVTRVAEWLRARGLGFGDVEITFYSDSRNDLPLLEKAQHPVATNPDDTLRAVATERGWRILELFPSS from the coding sequence ATGAAACTGGCCCTTTTCGACCTTGACCACACGCTGATCCCGATCGATTCGGACCACGCGTGGGGCGAGTTCACCACCCGCATCGGCTGGACCGACGCGGACGAGTTCAAGCGCCGCAACGACGCCTTTTACGAGCAGTACAAGGCCGGCACGCTGGACATCGCCGAATACATCCGCTTCACCACCGACCCGATCCGCCGCCAGGGCGCGGGCAAGTCGGTCGAGGCGCACACGCGCTTCATGCGCGAAGTGATCGCGCCGGCCATCACGCCGCAGGCGCGCGCGCTGGTCGAATCGCACCGCAAGGCGGGCGATCAGCTGGTGGTGGTGACGGCCACCAACGAATTCGTCACGCGGCCCATTGCGCACAGCTTCGGTATCGACGAGCTGATCGCCGTCAATCTGGCGCGCGGGCCGGGCGGCTGGATCAATGGCGAAATCGCCGGCACGCCGTCGTTCCGCGAGGGCAAGGTCACGCGCGTGGCCGAATGGCTGCGTGCGCGCGGCCTCGGCTTCGGCGACGTCGAGATCACTTTCTATTCCGATTCGCGCAACGACCTGCCGCTGCTGGAAAAGGCCCAGCACCCCGTGGCCACCAACCCCGACGACACGCTGCGGGCCGTGGCCACCGAACGCGGCTGGCGCATCCTCGAACTGTTCCCTTCATCATGA
- the hda gene encoding DnaA regulatory inactivator Hda, with the protein MKQIALDIGLAPEPTLDGFLPGRNVQMAQHLRLWTESATRAPVPTYLWGPSGSGKTHLLRAARQALREQGAAVGWLGADSPPRLPFDDAWEAVLMDDVHRYGAELQHTAFQWFVQAVAPENGRPRAVLAAGALPPADLPLREDLRTRLGWGHVFELHLLPESDVRAVLRRAADARGVFLSDEVMNFVLGRFSRDLGSLMQLLDHLDRYALQTQRAITIPLVKSMLQDE; encoded by the coding sequence GTGAAACAAATCGCCCTCGACATCGGCCTCGCCCCCGAACCCACGCTGGACGGCTTTCTGCCCGGGCGCAATGTGCAGATGGCGCAGCACCTGCGGCTGTGGACCGAAAGCGCCACCCGCGCGCCCGTGCCCACGTACCTGTGGGGCCCGTCCGGCAGCGGCAAGACGCACCTGCTTCGCGCCGCGCGCCAGGCCCTGCGCGAGCAGGGCGCCGCCGTCGGCTGGCTGGGCGCCGATTCGCCGCCGCGCCTGCCGTTCGACGACGCCTGGGAAGCTGTGCTGATGGACGACGTGCACCGCTACGGCGCTGAGTTGCAGCACACCGCATTCCAATGGTTCGTCCAGGCGGTAGCGCCCGAGAATGGCAGGCCCCGTGCCGTGCTGGCAGCGGGTGCGCTGCCGCCGGCCGACCTGCCGCTGCGCGAGGACCTGCGCACGCGCCTGGGCTGGGGCCATGTGTTCGAGCTGCACCTGCTGCCCGAATCCGACGTACGCGCCGTGCTGCGCCGCGCGGCCGACGCGCGCGGCGTGTTCCTGTCGGACGAAGTGATGAACTTCGTGCTGGGCCGCTTCTCGCGCGACCTGGGCAGCCTGATGCAGTTGCTGGACCACCTGGACCGCTATGCGCTGCAGACGCAACGCGCGATCACGATCCCGCTGGTCAAGTCGATGCTACAAGATGAATAG
- a CDS encoding AI-2E family transporter — MPASHRSQVRETAAAIASHLMMVAALLLIMWQGLLPGLLCACLGFLAARWLTPRLGRLVRARDGTAPRLAAALVALLPLVLIALLVPRARGVILDAPTQYRELLAFLARTVLEARDKLPPDIATQLPRGAEDVQRVIANYLASKAGTLATTGRTWLTGLLFAFVGLLVGALAAARPTVILLRPLSAQLHLRLTRFGETFRQIVVAQFFIALFNACLTAIFLLAVLPLWGYRLPYTWALILFTFVAGLVPIVGNLLCNAVLTLVGLSVSPIVALACLAFLIAIHKAEYFINAKVIGHRTHMSVWELLTVMFVMEAVFGPAGLVAAPLFYAYAKKELEASGWV; from the coding sequence TTGCCTGCCTCCCACCGCTCCCAGGTCCGCGAAACCGCGGCGGCCATTGCCAGCCACCTGATGATGGTGGCGGCGCTGCTGCTGATCATGTGGCAGGGTCTGCTGCCGGGCCTGCTGTGCGCCTGCCTGGGCTTTCTGGCGGCGCGCTGGCTCACGCCGCGGCTGGGCCGGCTGGTGCGCGCACGCGACGGCACCGCGCCGCGCCTGGCGGCGGCGCTGGTGGCGCTGCTGCCGCTGGTGCTGATCGCCCTGCTGGTGCCGCGCGCACGCGGCGTGATCCTGGACGCGCCCACGCAATACCGCGAACTGCTGGCCTTTCTGGCCCGCACGGTGCTGGAGGCGCGCGACAAGCTGCCGCCCGACATCGCCACGCAATTGCCGCGCGGCGCCGAAGACGTGCAGCGCGTCATCGCCAACTACCTGGCCAGCAAGGCCGGCACGCTGGCCACCACCGGGCGCACGTGGCTCACCGGGCTGCTGTTTGCCTTTGTCGGGCTGCTGGTGGGCGCGTTGGCAGCGGCGCGGCCCACCGTCATCCTGCTGCGGCCGCTGTCGGCACAGTTGCACCTGCGGCTGACCCGCTTTGGCGAGACCTTCCGCCAGATCGTGGTGGCGCAGTTCTTCATCGCGCTGTTCAACGCCTGTCTTACGGCGATCTTCCTGCTGGCGGTGCTGCCGCTGTGGGGCTACCGGCTGCCCTACACCTGGGCGCTGATCCTGTTCACCTTCGTCGCAGGGCTGGTACCCATCGTCGGCAACCTGCTGTGCAACGCGGTGCTGACGCTGGTGGGCCTGTCGGTGTCGCCCATCGTGGCGTTGGCCTGCCTGGCCTTTCTCATCGCCATTCACAAGGCCGAATACTTCATCAACGCCAAGGTCATCGGCCACCGCACGCACATGAGCGTGTGGGAGCTGCTGACCGTGATGTTCGTGATGGAAGCCGTCTTCGGCCCCGCCGGATTGGTGGCCGCGCCGCTGTTCTACGCCTACGCCAAGAAAGAGCTCGAAGCGTCAGGCTGGGTGTAG
- a CDS encoding isochorismatase family protein: MKTALLVIDVQESFRHRPFWSERDLPAYLRAQNALIGGCIERGVPVVRVLHQSGPDAADNPFSAASGQVRALEGLLPFDAAATFTKSRHSALVGTGLDVWLTERGIARLIVSGVRTEQCCETTARHASDLGWTVDYVAGATLTFDMRQPDGTPLAAADIVARTVTVLKDRFATLCTVDEALARAA, encoded by the coding sequence ATGAAAACCGCCCTGCTGGTCATCGACGTCCAGGAATCGTTTCGCCACCGCCCCTTCTGGAGCGAGCGCGACCTGCCTGCTTACCTGCGCGCGCAAAACGCGCTCATCGGCGGCTGCATCGAACGCGGCGTACCAGTGGTGCGCGTCCTGCACCAGTCCGGCCCCGACGCGGCGGACAACCCGTTTTCGGCCGCCAGCGGCCAGGTACGCGCCCTCGAAGGGCTGCTTCCCTTCGACGCCGCAGCCACCTTCACCAAGTCGCGCCACAGCGCGCTGGTCGGCACCGGGCTGGACGTATGGCTGACGGAGCGTGGTATCGCACGCCTCATCGTCAGCGGCGTCCGCACCGAACAGTGCTGCGAAACCACCGCGCGCCACGCGTCCGACCTGGGCTGGACGGTCGATTACGTGGCTGGCGCCACACTCACCTTCGACATGCGCCAGCCTGACGGCACCCCACTGGCCGCCGCCGATATCGTGGCGCGCACCGTCACCGTGCTGAAGGACCGCTTTGCCACCCTGTGCACGGTGGACGAAGCCCTGGCGCGCGCCGCATGA
- a CDS encoding DJ-1/PfpI family protein encodes MTWRVQLLAFDDMEALDFAGPYEVFTTAARLQARAAPGAPPLFDVTTVAQRLAPVRARAGLRVLPDHDFAAAPPVDLLVVPGGVVDGALACRETLRWIARQSLSARITASVCTGAFLLAAAGVVTHGPVTTHWEDVADLRARWPALQVLQGPRWVDRGGVVTSAGISAGIDMSLHLVERLASRELAERTARQMDFAWEDRGHTVAP; translated from the coding sequence ATGACCTGGCGCGTGCAACTGCTGGCCTTCGACGACATGGAGGCGCTGGACTTTGCCGGCCCTTATGAAGTGTTCACCACCGCGGCGCGCCTGCAGGCGCGGGCCGCGCCCGGTGCCCCGCCCCTGTTCGACGTCACCACCGTCGCGCAGCGGCTGGCGCCGGTGCGCGCCCGCGCCGGCCTGCGCGTGCTGCCCGACCATGACTTTGCCGCCGCACCACCTGTCGATCTGCTGGTGGTACCGGGCGGCGTGGTCGACGGCGCACTCGCGTGCCGCGAAACGCTGCGCTGGATTGCCCGCCAATCCCTCAGCGCACGCATCACCGCATCGGTGTGCACCGGCGCCTTTTTGCTGGCGGCGGCGGGCGTGGTCACGCACGGCCCCGTCACGACGCACTGGGAAGACGTGGCCGACCTGCGTGCGCGCTGGCCGGCGCTGCAGGTGCTGCAGGGCCCACGCTGGGTGGATCGGGGCGGCGTGGTCACGTCGGCCGGCATCAGCGCCGGCATCGACATGAGCCTGCATCTGGTCGAACGCCTGGCCAGCCGTGAACTGGCCGAGCGGACCGCCCGCCAGATGGACTTTGCGTGGGAAGATCGCGGCCATACCGTCGCACCATGA
- a CDS encoding GlxA family transcriptional regulator — translation MTVADSPAPIDVVFVLLPGSLVLDWAGPAEALRSANAQLAAQGLPARFRLRFVGLQTQATSSVGAVVAGLEPLPATLPAPCWLVLVGQPGATIDLDTPEARAALHWLRGLRPRKDRLELLCVCAGTLLAANAGLLAGRRATTHHHHLDELRAAEPACEVVANRVFVDDAPVWSSAGVTCGVDLTLHRIAQVCGPALAAAVAQALVVGWRRGPQDSEFSPFLAHRAHLHAALHRVQDAIAQAPRADWSQTALARVAHTSPRHLARLFAEHAGVSPQDYLRSIRLGLARRALSAGHTVSQAAELAGFSSDAQLRRAWRASGLPGAPSQAGS, via the coding sequence ATGACCGTCGCCGATTCGCCAGCACCCATCGATGTCGTCTTCGTCCTGCTGCCCGGCAGCCTGGTGCTGGACTGGGCCGGGCCGGCCGAGGCATTGCGCAGTGCCAACGCGCAGTTGGCGGCGCAAGGGCTGCCGGCGCGCTTCAGGTTGCGCTTTGTCGGCCTGCAAACGCAGGCCACCAGTTCGGTGGGCGCCGTCGTGGCCGGCCTGGAGCCGCTGCCCGCCACACTGCCTGCGCCATGCTGGCTGGTGCTGGTCGGCCAGCCCGGCGCGACCATTGACCTGGACACGCCCGAGGCGCGCGCCGCCCTGCATTGGCTGCGCGGTCTGCGCCCGCGCAAAGACCGGCTGGAACTGCTGTGCGTGTGCGCGGGCACGCTGCTGGCCGCAAACGCCGGTCTGCTGGCCGGCCGGCGTGCCACCACGCATCACCACCATCTGGACGAATTGCGCGCCGCCGAACCAGCGTGCGAGGTCGTCGCCAATCGCGTGTTCGTGGACGATGCGCCGGTGTGGAGCAGCGCCGGCGTCACCTGCGGGGTGGACCTGACCCTGCACCGCATCGCTCAGGTGTGCGGACCGGCGCTGGCGGCAGCCGTGGCCCAGGCGCTGGTGGTCGGCTGGCGGCGCGGACCACAGGATTCCGAGTTTTCGCCCTTTCTGGCGCACCGCGCGCACCTGCATGCGGCGCTGCACCGCGTACAGGACGCCATTGCCCAAGCCCCGCGCGCCGACTGGTCACAAACGGCCCTGGCACGCGTCGCTCATACCTCGCCGCGTCACCTGGCACGCTTGTTCGCCGAACATGCCGGCGTCAGCCCGCAGGACTACCTGCGCAGCATCCGGCTTGGCTTGGCGCGACGCGCGCTCAGCGCCGGTCACACGGTGTCGCAGGCCGCCGAACTGGCCGGCTTCAGCTCAGACGCGCAACTGCGGCGCGCCTGGCGTGCATCGGGGTTGCCGGGCGCACCGTCGCAGGCAGGCTCGTGA
- a CDS encoding ABC transporter substrate-binding protein has protein sequence MGNSARVGAQVAMDEINEVGGYLGRKLELVVRDDKGNPDEALKVSKELVEQEKVVATIGFCNTGNAMKALDVFQNAKHVLIVSCATGTVLTAKYPAAESYIFRNSARDQLQTQFLVNELVKRKLGKPALLVDKSGYGDTGLKDLEAALEKAKLKPHFVARFDVGTKSLDAELARARDSGADALIGWTVGPESGVIAASRARLGWKVPQFGPWGLSHRSALENSGGAVEGAMMVQTILPNRFLERHQSFFTRYNRLSKEATIGSMMSAAQTYDAVHLLLRAMFQGKGDLSGPAIKKGLENLDRPYRGVVTTYSQPFSATDHDAISANMLWLGTWQSGQRVYFYEDDAQKASVIRRKQP, from the coding sequence ATGGGCAACAGCGCGCGCGTGGGTGCTCAGGTGGCGATGGACGAGATCAACGAAGTCGGCGGTTATCTGGGCCGCAAGCTTGAACTGGTCGTGCGCGATGACAAGGGCAATCCTGATGAGGCGTTGAAGGTATCTAAGGAGTTGGTCGAACAAGAAAAGGTTGTCGCCACGATCGGCTTTTGCAATACCGGCAACGCCATGAAAGCGCTGGACGTGTTTCAGAACGCCAAGCATGTGCTGATCGTCAGTTGCGCCACCGGTACGGTATTAACCGCCAAATATCCGGCGGCAGAAAGCTACATCTTCCGCAACTCGGCACGCGATCAACTCCAGACCCAGTTTCTCGTCAATGAATTGGTCAAGCGCAAGCTCGGCAAACCGGCCCTGCTGGTGGATAAGTCCGGTTACGGAGACACTGGCCTGAAGGACTTGGAGGCCGCGCTGGAGAAGGCGAAGCTCAAGCCCCACTTCGTTGCGCGTTTCGATGTCGGTACCAAGTCGCTGGACGCCGAGTTGGCTCGGGCGCGTGATTCCGGCGCCGACGCGCTGATTGGTTGGACGGTGGGGCCTGAATCAGGCGTGATCGCCGCCAGCCGGGCCAGACTGGGGTGGAAGGTGCCGCAGTTTGGTCCTTGGGGCTTGTCGCACCGCTCGGCTCTCGAAAACTCCGGCGGCGCGGTCGAGGGCGCCATGATGGTGCAGACCATTCTGCCCAACCGGTTCCTTGAGCGGCACCAGAGCTTTTTCACCCGTTACAACAGGCTGTCCAAGGAGGCGACCATCGGCTCCATGATGTCCGCAGCGCAAACCTATGACGCGGTCCATCTGCTGCTCCGCGCCATGTTCCAGGGCAAGGGCGACCTGAGCGGACCGGCGATCAAGAAGGGACTGGAAAACCTCGATCGTCCTTATCGTGGAGTGGTGACCACCTACTCTCAGCCTTTTTCGGCCACTGACCACGACGCGATTTCGGCCAACATGCTGTGGCTCGGCACGTGGCAGAGCGGCCAGCGCGTCTATTTCTACGAAGATGATGCGCAGAAGGCCAGCGTGATCCGGCGCAAGCAGCCGTGA
- a CDS encoding transglutaminase-like domain-containing protein gives MQFDFSAPTPLAYFASLVQRDEGLPLLEAAATLGQDDYPDLDVQQVMHDIDQLADRLRRRVAADADPMERLRALGQFFFGDLGFAGNVNDYYNPDNSLIHVVLHTRRGIPISLAVLWLELAQGLGLRAEGVGFPGHFLVQVKLAEGRVVIDPFTGQSLDRAELRDRVEEWRPDLAGLPRDDRALAPYLRPVGPRLILARMLRNLQDIHRTQEDWRRFVRVQDRLVTLLPEAWVEYRDRGLALAELGEARRAAEDLALYLRESGDASDRDVMASRLRELGGHAR, from the coding sequence ATGCAGTTCGATTTTTCCGCCCCCACGCCGCTGGCCTATTTCGCCAGCCTGGTGCAGCGCGACGAAGGCCTGCCGCTGCTGGAGGCCGCCGCCACGCTCGGCCAAGACGACTACCCTGATCTGGACGTGCAGCAGGTCATGCACGACATCGATCAACTGGCCGATCGCCTGCGGCGGCGCGTGGCCGCCGACGCCGACCCCATGGAACGCTTGCGCGCGCTGGGCCAGTTCTTTTTCGGCGACCTGGGCTTTGCCGGCAACGTCAACGACTACTACAACCCGGACAACAGCCTGATCCACGTGGTGCTGCATACGCGGCGCGGCATTCCGATCTCGCTGGCGGTACTGTGGCTGGAACTGGCGCAGGGCCTGGGTTTGCGCGCCGAGGGCGTGGGCTTTCCAGGGCATTTTCTGGTGCAGGTCAAGCTGGCCGAAGGTCGGGTGGTGATCGACCCGTTCACCGGCCAGTCGCTGGACCGCGCCGAGCTGCGCGACCGCGTCGAGGAATGGCGCCCCGACCTGGCGGGCCTGCCCCGCGACGACCGGGCGCTGGCCCCGTACCTGCGCCCGGTCGGCCCCCGGCTGATCCTGGCGCGCATGCTGCGCAACCTGCAGGACATTCACCGCACGCAGGAGGACTGGCGCCGCTTTGTCCGTGTGCAGGACCGGCTGGTCACGCTGCTGCCCGAGGCCTGGGTCGAATACCGCGACCGCGGCCTGGCGCTGGCCGAATTGGGGGAGGCCCGCCGGGCGGCCGAAGATCTGGCGCTGTACCTGCGGGAGTCGGGCGACGCGAGCGACCGGGACGTCATGGCGTCTCGACTGCGTGAATTGGGCGGCCACGCCCGTTGA
- the murJ gene encoding murein biosynthesis integral membrane protein MurJ — MSLFKAASTVSLLTLVSRVTGLVRDLLMASAFGVSGLTDAFNVAFRIPNLLRRLFGEGAFSQAFVPVLAASKALDGDAATKVLIDDVATALTWALLATCVVGIVAAPLLVWALASGLDARSFDAGVLMTRWMFPYIGCMSLVAFSAGILNTWKHFAVPAATPVLLNVAMIGAAWLGAPWFARMGIEPIYAMAAGVMLGGILQLGVQIPALRRLGLLPRIGLTWGRVRAAWRDAGVRQVLTLMLPALLGVGVAQLSLLINTQIASHLAAGSVTWVWYADRLMEFPTALLGVALGVVLTPQLAAARASGDAARYSQMLDWGLRLVVLLALPCAAALLAFATPLIATLFHRGAFSDNDVGQVSVALACYGIGLLGLVAVKVLAPGYYASLDIRTPVKIAIGVLVLTQVFNLILVPHLRHAALTLSISLGALVNALWLLIGLIRRGSYRPQPGWPVFAAQLIGATALMTAFLLWGAERFDWVALRAHSGMRMGLLAAMILGAVLIYFGALLASGLKLRQLLRR, encoded by the coding sequence GTGAGTCTTTTCAAAGCCGCTTCTACCGTTTCCCTGCTGACGCTGGTGTCGCGCGTCACCGGGTTGGTGCGCGACCTGCTGATGGCGTCGGCCTTTGGGGTGAGCGGCCTGACGGATGCCTTCAACGTGGCCTTTCGCATCCCCAACCTGCTGCGGCGGCTGTTTGGCGAAGGGGCTTTCAGCCAGGCCTTCGTGCCCGTGCTGGCCGCCAGCAAGGCGCTCGATGGCGACGCGGCCACCAAGGTGCTGATCGACGACGTGGCCACGGCGCTGACGTGGGCGCTGCTGGCGACCTGCGTGGTGGGCATCGTGGCCGCACCGCTGCTGGTGTGGGCGTTGGCCAGCGGGCTGGACGCCAGGAGCTTCGACGCCGGGGTGTTGATGACACGCTGGATGTTTCCGTACATCGGCTGCATGTCGCTGGTGGCGTTTTCGGCCGGGATCCTCAACACCTGGAAGCACTTTGCCGTACCGGCCGCCACGCCGGTGCTGCTGAACGTGGCGATGATCGGGGCCGCTTGGCTGGGTGCGCCGTGGTTCGCGCGCATGGGCATCGAGCCCATCTACGCCATGGCTGCAGGGGTGATGCTGGGCGGCATTCTGCAGTTGGGCGTGCAGATCCCGGCGCTGCGCCGCCTGGGCCTGCTGCCGCGCATCGGCTTGACCTGGGGGCGCGTGCGCGCCGCCTGGCGCGATGCGGGCGTGCGCCAGGTGCTGACGCTGATGCTGCCGGCGCTCCTGGGCGTGGGGGTGGCGCAACTGTCGCTGCTCATCAACACGCAGATCGCTTCGCACCTGGCCGCCGGCAGCGTCACCTGGGTCTGGTATGCCGACCGCTTGATGGAGTTTCCTACCGCGTTGCTGGGCGTGGCGCTGGGCGTGGTGCTGACGCCGCAACTGGCAGCCGCGCGCGCGAGCGGCGACGCAGCGCGCTATTCGCAGATGCTGGACTGGGGCCTGCGACTGGTCGTGCTGCTGGCGCTGCCGTGCGCGGCGGCGCTGCTAGCCTTTGCCACACCGCTGATCGCCACGCTGTTCCATCGCGGCGCCTTCTCCGACAACGACGTCGGGCAGGTCAGCGTGGCGCTCGCCTGCTATGGCATAGGCCTGCTGGGGCTGGTGGCCGTCAAGGTGCTGGCGCCGGGCTACTACGCCAGCCTGGACATCCGCACGCCGGTCAAGATCGCCATCGGCGTGCTGGTGCTGACGCAGGTGTTCAACCTTATCCTCGTGCCGCACCTGCGCCATGCGGCGCTCACGCTGTCCATCAGCCTGGGCGCCCTGGTCAACGCGCTGTGGCTGCTGATCGGCCTGATCCGCCGCGGCAGCTACCGGCCCCAGCCGGGTTGGCCCGTGTTTGCGGCCCAGCTCATCGGCGCCACCGCACTCATGACGGCGTTCCTGCTGTGGGGCGCCGAACGCTTCGACTGGGTGGCGCTGCGCGCGCACAGCGGCATGCGGATGGGGCTGCTGGCCGCGATGATCCTGGGTGCGGTGCTGATCTACTTCGGCGCGTTGCTGGCGTCGGGGCTGAAGCTGCGCCAGTTGCTGCGGCGCTGA
- a CDS encoding 2'-5' RNA ligase family protein codes for MARRRVALHDPLLQPALFAMNELHQPAPPRRLFTALFLPPEACAAIDAERQRWPGLPRRLHPVPERMHITLQFFNQVDAPHERDWLDALATLRFEPFGISLTQTALWQAPSGTIAVLLPQCTPELEALHHATALLARQVGLPAATQGWQPHLTTLRRAEHTTPTPLPEPVRWTVRHVDLIWSDLQSKPPSYHRLGKFGACI; via the coding sequence ATGGCCCGTCGCCGCGTCGCCCTTCACGATCCGTTGCTTCAGCCCGCGCTGTTCGCCATGAACGAATTGCATCAACCCGCGCCGCCCCGCCGCCTGTTCACCGCGCTGTTCCTGCCGCCCGAAGCCTGCGCCGCCATCGACGCCGAACGCCAGCGCTGGCCCGGCCTGCCGCGCCGCTTGCACCCTGTGCCAGAGCGCATGCACATCACGCTGCAGTTCTTTAATCAGGTCGATGCGCCACACGAGCGCGATTGGCTGGACGCGCTGGCGACGCTGCGCTTTGAACCGTTCGGCATCAGCCTGACGCAGACAGCCCTTTGGCAAGCGCCCAGCGGCACCATCGCCGTGCTGCTGCCCCAGTGCACACCCGAACTGGAGGCGCTGCATCACGCTACTGCATTGCTGGCGCGCCAGGTGGGTTTGCCCGCCGCCACGCAAGGTTGGCAGCCGCACCTGACGACCTTGCGCCGCGCCGAGCACACCACGCCGACGCCGCTGCCTGAGCCCGTCCGCTGGACGGTGCGCCACGTCGATCTAATCTGGTCCGATCTGCAGTCCAAGCCGCCGTCTTATCACCGCTTGGGGAAGTTTGGTGCATGCATCTGA
- a CDS encoding DNA polymerase Y family protein — translation MHWIALQWPLDEAGAACAARPAPEAPPDATVPTRQALGWWALQFTPHVAWVDEALLLEVSGSLRLWGGQRALLRRIHQSNPALVAVESSQAAIGIIALAVLRQRVQGRPLPAQRPAALPLATLTAARPHLALLSRLGLRTWGDVHALPRAPMVRRFGPDLRRALDIAWGLAPESYPWLMLPDRFDQSLELPARVEDAPALLWSAARLLASLQGWLCARQQGVLAFELSWTLDLKRLDGRELPPTQSLVIRTAEAQQAMAHLRRLLAERLAHTPMLAPATWLRLRSIDTAPWGAPSVSFLPEDQRTGDPLHVFIERVGARLGPASVQTPTLRADHRPECMQGWRPAQKALPPVAARQQQRAPAKSLQGGKARPPAALRVKADGAEGGAAHLPDALAPTWLLREPLPLDLQADGQPCHGGPLRLLTGPRRVEAGWWPQAPDQAQRDSPRPAARDYYIAQNPAAELLWIYRERATSARHDAGGRPRWFLQGLYA, via the coding sequence ATGCACTGGATCGCCTTGCAGTGGCCGCTTGACGAAGCTGGCGCGGCCTGCGCTGCGCGGCCTGCACCCGAGGCGCCGCCCGACGCCACCGTGCCGACGCGTCAGGCGCTGGGCTGGTGGGCGTTGCAGTTCACCCCGCACGTGGCGTGGGTGGATGAAGCGCTGCTGCTTGAGGTGTCGGGCAGCCTGCGTCTGTGGGGCGGCCAGCGGGCGCTGCTGCGCCGCATTCATCAATCAAATCCGGCTCTGGTCGCCGTGGAATCATCGCAAGCAGCTATAGGAATAATAGCGTTGGCGGTGCTGCGCCAGCGCGTTCAGGGCCGGCCGCTGCCGGCGCAGCGGCCGGCCGCGCTGCCGCTGGCCACGCTGACCGCCGCGCGCCCGCACCTGGCCCTGCTGTCGCGGCTGGGCCTGCGCACCTGGGGCGACGTGCACGCCCTGCCGCGCGCGCCCATGGTGCGGCGCTTCGGCCCCGATCTGCGCCGCGCGCTCGACATCGCCTGGGGCCTGGCGCCCGAGAGCTACCCCTGGCTCATGCTGCCCGATCGGTTCGACCAGTCGCTGGAACTGCCCGCGCGGGTGGAAGATGCGCCGGCGCTGCTGTGGTCGGCGGCCCGGCTGCTGGCGTCTCTGCAGGGCTGGCTGTGCGCGCGCCAGCAGGGCGTGCTGGCCTTTGAGCTGTCGTGGACGCTCGATTTGAAACGCCTGGACGGCCGCGAACTGCCGCCCACGCAGTCGCTCGTCATCCGCACCGCTGAGGCCCAGCAAGCCATGGCGCACCTGCGCCGCCTGCTGGCCGAGCGGCTGGCGCACACGCCCATGCTGGCGCCCGCCACCTGGCTGCGTCTGCGCAGCATCGACACCGCGCCCTGGGGGGCGCCAAGCGTCAGTTTTCTGCCCGAAGACCAGCGCACCGGCGATCCGCTGCACGTGTTCATCGAACGCGTCGGCGCGCGGCTGGGGCCGGCCAGCGTGCAAACCCCCACGCTGCGCGCCGACCACCGGCCCGAATGCATGCAAGGCTGGCGGCCTGCGCAAAAAGCGTTGCCGCCCGTTGCTGCAAGGCAGCAGCAGCGTGCGCCGGCAAAGTCTTTACAGGGCGGCAAGGCACGCCCTCCCGCGGCCCTGCGGGTGAAGGCGGATGGCGCTGAAGGCGGCGCCGCCCATCTGCCCGACGCCTTGGCGCCCACCTGGCTGCTGCGCGAGCCGCTGCCGCTGGACCTGCAAGCCGACGGTCAGCCCTGCCATGGCGGCCCGCTGCGGCTGCTGACGGGCCCGCGCCGCGTCGAAGCCGGCTGGTGGCCGCAGGCGCCCGATCAAGCGCAGCGCGATTCACCCCGGCCCGCCGCGCGCGACTACTACATCGCGCAGAACCCCGCCGCCGAACTGCTGTGGATCTACCGCGAACGCGCCACCTCGGCCCGGCACGACGCAGGCGGGCGACCGCGCTGGTTTCTGCAAGGCCTGTATGCCTGA